A stretch of Corallococcus exiguus DNA encodes these proteins:
- a CDS encoding deoxyhypusine synthase family protein yields the protein MSTSELPVLEFILTNYKNFNARATRDALLSYWEHVSSGGRMFWSVAGAMSSAQLGITLAPAIRSGLIHGLSVTGANLEESLFRLVAHTAYKDFPEYRYFTKQDDTKILEQRMRRVTDTSIPEDEAFRAVEKIVVPMWKNASAKGERRFWHEYFYELIQVLEPAAYEGDPEACWLMEAAKRKLPIVVPGYEDSTFGNIFASYVKTGDCNPSIAKSGIEYMADFYDRYEELSAGKGVGFFQIGGGIAGDFPICVVPSTKYDMQKPVKPWAYFCQISDSTTSYGSYSGATPNEKITWDKLTETTPMYVIESDATIVVPLLLRALLECQGHPEAANALIAKHRR from the coding sequence ATGTCCACGTCCGAACTGCCCGTCCTCGAGTTCATCCTCACGAACTACAAGAACTTCAACGCCCGCGCGACGCGCGACGCGCTCCTGTCCTACTGGGAGCATGTGTCGAGCGGTGGCCGGATGTTCTGGAGCGTCGCGGGCGCGATGTCGTCCGCACAGCTCGGCATCACGCTCGCGCCCGCCATCCGCTCGGGCCTGATTCACGGCCTGTCGGTGACGGGCGCCAACCTGGAGGAGTCTCTCTTCCGGCTCGTCGCGCACACGGCGTACAAGGACTTCCCCGAGTACCGCTACTTCACCAAGCAGGACGACACGAAAATCCTCGAGCAGCGGATGCGCCGGGTCACCGACACGAGCATCCCCGAGGACGAGGCGTTCCGGGCGGTGGAGAAGATTGTCGTCCCCATGTGGAAGAACGCCTCCGCGAAGGGCGAGCGCCGCTTCTGGCACGAGTACTTCTACGAGCTCATCCAGGTGCTGGAGCCCGCGGCATACGAGGGAGACCCGGAGGCCTGCTGGCTGATGGAGGCGGCGAAGCGCAAGCTGCCCATCGTCGTCCCGGGCTACGAGGACTCGACGTTCGGGAACATCTTCGCGTCCTACGTGAAGACGGGCGACTGCAACCCGAGCATCGCCAAGTCCGGCATCGAGTACATGGCCGACTTCTACGACCGCTACGAGGAGCTGTCCGCGGGCAAGGGCGTGGGCTTCTTCCAGATTGGCGGCGGCATCGCCGGTGACTTCCCCATCTGCGTCGTGCCGTCGACGAAGTACGACATGCAGAAGCCCGTGAAGCCGTGGGCCTACTTCTGCCAGATCAGCGACTCGACGACGTCCTACGGCTCGTACTCGGGCGCGACGCCCAACGAGAAGATCACCTGGGACAAGCTGACGGAGACGACGCCGATGTACGTCATCGAGTCGGACGCCACCATCGTCGTCCCGCTGTTGCTCCGCGCGCTGCTGGAGTGCCAGGGCCATCCGGAAGCGGCGAACGCGCTCATCGCGAAGCACCGGCGCTAG
- a CDS encoding cupin domain-containing protein produces MTQRSTRREVLLQALTGYALIPMLLRQDALAGPVRKEVQAWLSRTHQLCSDVHDRKLEPREWQQQVEALFARVPLSELVRAIDADRLKPGLELPDDRAGAMSAPLPRVEGLPRVFGTKLFGLAQGRAIVPHGHQNMVSMHVVLAGEFHLRHFERVESQPKHLVLRPSIDRVSGPGDLSSISDQHGNVHGLVATKGPAYTFDLIVDRLDPALGFAWKLDYVDVDGAEPLAGGLLRARRIEFEEAVRRYGKT; encoded by the coding sequence ATGACTCAGCGCTCTACGCGGCGAGAGGTCCTGCTCCAAGCACTGACGGGCTATGCCCTGATCCCCATGCTCCTGCGGCAGGACGCGCTCGCGGGGCCCGTGCGCAAGGAGGTCCAGGCGTGGCTCTCCCGTACCCATCAACTCTGTTCGGATGTCCATGACCGGAAGCTCGAGCCACGGGAATGGCAGCAGCAGGTCGAGGCGCTCTTTGCCCGGGTCCCCCTCTCCGAGCTGGTCCGGGCCATCGACGCCGACCGACTGAAGCCCGGCCTCGAGCTGCCGGATGACCGAGCCGGTGCGATGTCCGCGCCATTGCCCAGGGTCGAGGGGTTGCCGCGCGTCTTTGGCACGAAGCTCTTCGGGCTGGCTCAAGGCAGAGCCATCGTGCCTCACGGACATCAGAACATGGTGTCCATGCACGTGGTGCTCGCCGGGGAGTTCCACCTGCGCCACTTCGAACGCGTCGAAAGTCAGCCCAAGCACCTGGTGCTGCGTCCAAGCATCGACCGCGTGTCCGGACCCGGGGATCTCTCAAGCATCTCGGACCAACACGGCAACGTGCATGGGTTGGTGGCCACGAAGGGCCCCGCCTACACCTTCGACCTCATCGTCGACCGGCTCGACCCGGCACTCGGCTTCGCCTGGAAGCTCGACTACGTGGACGTCGACGGAGCAGAGCCCCTGGCGGGTGGACTGCTGCGGGCACGCCGGATCGAATTCGAGGAGGCCGTGCGCCGCTACGGCAAGACCTGA
- a CDS encoding O-methyltransferase: protein MLRRLHGEAERQMPGVLLHLLPQLPRMLLGRPIDKPGTEHAFADKYLAIERAQGAFCYLTARALRARTVVEFGTSFGVSTLWLAAAVRDNGGGRVIGTELLPEKARRAQAHLEEAGLASFAEIRVGDATETLRADLGEVDFMLNDGFPVRALDVLKLVAPALRPGAVVVTDNVGVFKADYRDYVTWVRDPRHGFASMTVPFRSGTEYSVRQ from the coding sequence GTGCTGCGGCGACTCCACGGAGAGGCCGAACGGCAGATGCCGGGCGTCCTCCTCCACCTCCTGCCACAGCTGCCGCGAATGCTCCTCGGCCGCCCCATCGACAAGCCGGGCACCGAGCACGCCTTCGCGGACAAGTACCTTGCGATCGAGCGCGCCCAGGGCGCCTTCTGCTACCTGACGGCGCGGGCGCTCCGCGCCAGGACCGTCGTCGAGTTCGGCACGTCCTTTGGCGTCTCGACGCTGTGGCTGGCGGCGGCGGTGCGCGACAACGGCGGCGGCCGCGTCATTGGCACCGAACTCCTGCCAGAGAAGGCGCGGCGCGCGCAGGCGCACCTGGAGGAGGCGGGGCTCGCGTCCTTCGCGGAGATTCGCGTGGGTGACGCGACGGAGACGCTGCGAGCGGACCTTGGCGAGGTGGACTTCATGCTCAACGATGGGTTCCCCGTGCGGGCGCTCGACGTGCTCAAGCTCGTCGCCCCGGCCCTGCGTCCGGGCGCCGTGGTGGTGACCGACAACGTCGGCGTCTTCAAGGCCGACTACCGCGACTACGTCACCTGGGTGCGCGACCCACGCCACGGCTTCGCGTCCATGACCGTCCCCTTCCGCTCGGGCACCGAGTACTCGGTCCGGCAGTAG
- a CDS encoding siderophore-interacting protein, with protein sequence MFHRLVSRRARVREVESVGDAFRLVTIEGEDLEGRRWTPGDMIQIGFAGLAGRAYTPLSFEPRTGTATFLGFVHGQGIASNWLASATMGEPLFLVGPRSALDLASVDRPLFFFGDETSFSTAAALRATPEGIREVAFSFEVESTEASRIALDRIGVTTGVTLTARETEERHLDRIENELMRALLAEPRTRCVFTGKAPSIQRLYKAVRRAGISAKQVTNVAYWAPGRKGFSGVQR encoded by the coding sequence ATGTTCCATCGCCTCGTCTCGCGCCGCGCCAGGGTTCGCGAAGTCGAGTCCGTGGGAGATGCGTTCCGCCTCGTCACGATTGAGGGAGAAGACCTGGAAGGCCGCCGCTGGACACCCGGCGACATGATCCAGATCGGCTTCGCAGGCCTGGCCGGGCGGGCGTACACGCCGCTCTCCTTCGAGCCGCGAACCGGCACCGCCACGTTTCTCGGTTTCGTTCATGGCCAGGGCATCGCGTCGAACTGGCTCGCGTCGGCGACCATGGGAGAGCCGCTCTTCCTCGTGGGTCCACGTTCGGCGCTGGACCTCGCCTCCGTCGACCGGCCGTTGTTCTTCTTCGGCGACGAAACCTCGTTCAGCACCGCGGCCGCGCTTCGAGCGACACCCGAGGGAATCCGGGAGGTGGCGTTCTCGTTCGAAGTGGAATCCACCGAAGCCTCGCGCATCGCACTCGACCGGATTGGCGTCACCACCGGCGTGACGCTGACCGCACGCGAAACCGAGGAGCGTCACCTCGATCGCATCGAGAACGAACTCATGCGCGCGCTGCTCGCCGAACCGCGGACGCGGTGTGTCTTCACCGGGAAGGCTCCGTCAATCCAGCGCCTCTACAAGGCGGTGCGGCGAGCAGGCATCTCCGCGAAGCAGGTCACCAACGTCGCCTATTGGGCGCCAGGCCGAAAGGGATTCTCCGGTGTTCAGCGCTAA
- a CDS encoding AraC family transcriptional regulator — protein MDPTSWTFSGDVQVANGPPGAVASLEALGSRFTLDARGWLKTAVERPANAIGIRMASGGIESEPHEHRESQLMYLVRGEMICEASNALWIVPPQSALWIPGGVTHRIRGRAPLEGYSVFLNPRSAPNLPKDCCAVSVTPLFRELLLRLATRPALYGLKGPDARLVAVLLDELATVSIEKHRLPMPSDPRLRRLVDAMAAEPAIGVTTKTWAKRIGVSERTLNRVLVEETGLSFGRWRQQLHIILAIQKLSRDATVQSVALDLGYENASSFVTMFRKALGTSPARYMANRLAAPVGKR, from the coding sequence GTGGATCCGACGAGCTGGACGTTCAGCGGAGACGTCCAGGTGGCGAACGGGCCTCCTGGCGCGGTGGCTTCGCTCGAGGCACTCGGGAGCCGGTTCACGCTCGATGCGCGTGGATGGTTGAAGACCGCGGTCGAGCGGCCGGCGAACGCGATCGGGATCCGCATGGCGAGCGGGGGGATCGAGAGCGAACCCCACGAGCACCGCGAATCGCAGCTCATGTACCTGGTGCGCGGAGAGATGATCTGCGAAGCGTCGAACGCCCTCTGGATCGTCCCGCCGCAATCCGCGCTGTGGATCCCCGGGGGCGTGACGCACCGGATCCGGGGGCGCGCGCCGCTCGAAGGCTACAGTGTCTTCCTCAATCCGCGCTCGGCGCCGAACCTTCCGAAGGACTGCTGCGCGGTGTCGGTGACGCCGCTCTTCCGTGAGCTCCTGCTGCGCCTGGCGACGCGTCCCGCGCTATACGGCCTCAAGGGGCCGGACGCGCGCCTGGTGGCCGTGCTCCTCGACGAGCTGGCGACGGTCTCCATCGAGAAGCACCGCCTGCCGATGCCGAGCGACCCCCGGCTCCGGCGTCTGGTGGACGCGATGGCCGCCGAGCCGGCGATTGGCGTGACGACGAAGACGTGGGCGAAGCGAATCGGCGTCAGCGAGCGCACCTTGAACCGCGTCCTCGTCGAGGAGACGGGCTTGAGCTTCGGCCGCTGGCGCCAGCAGCTTCACATCATCCTGGCCATCCAGAAGCTCTCCCGGGACGCGACCGTGCAGAGCGTGGCACTGGACCTCGGCTACGAGAACGCGAGCAGCTTCGTGACCATGTTCCGCAAGGCGCTCGGGACGTCGCCCGCGCGGTACATGGCGAACCGCCTGGCCGCGCCGGTGGGGAAGCGATAG